The following nucleotide sequence is from Verrucomicrobiia bacterium.
GCCAGCGGCAGCGCTTCACAACCGAATTCACGGGAAATGGCGACGAACGGGTACGTTTCGAGACGACGGGTGTTGCCGAGAGGCTTGATCTTTTCCCAAGCGTGAACGTGTGCGGCAATTCGCGCCCCGACATCCGAGCCGACCCAACCCTGAGAGATCCTGGTCATTTCGCGACTACAGCATAGTCCGCAACCTTCAAACGCGCAAGCGCACGTTGGAGGGAGGCCTTGGCCCGGACCATGTCGAAATCGGGAGCTGCTTGTTGCAACCGTTGTTCCGCGCGCTGCTGCGCACGGCGGGCGCGCTCAACGTCGATGTCCTCGGGGCGCTCGGCGCTGCGCGCGAGCACCGTCGTGCGCTCCTTCTGCACCACGAGGAACCCGCTGCCGACGGCGACATACTGGTCCTGTCCGTCGGGCAGGCGCATCCGCAACGGGCCGGGCTTGAGCGCGAATACGAACGGCGCGTGGTTCGCCAGGATCTCAAACACGCCCTCCTGGCCGGGGGCGATGACGAAGCGGATTTCTTCGC
It contains:
- a CDS encoding F0F1 ATP synthase subunit epsilon, which produces MADEKTFPFEVLTLQKLFLREEIRFVIAPGQEGVFEILANHAPFVFALKPGPLRMRLPDGQDQYVAVGSGFLVVQKERTTVLARSAERPEDIDVERARRAQQRAEQRLQQAAPDFDMVRAKASLQRALARLKVADYAVVAK